A stretch of Mesorhizobium sp. M2A.F.Ca.ET.046.03.2.1 DNA encodes these proteins:
- a CDS encoding AMP-binding protein, with the protein MILTLALLAGLVFAWLLIAVIERFRLDLRFTQALLYVPFKLVYRIADNRIRIARSANTPVIYVISHQSRIEPALMLSLLPDDTLHILDEASARSPWLEPWRELGRTIAFNAEHVFVSRRLVRVLKGKGRLAVYLPDSVEPDVKSFRLFRAITRIAMQADARIVPIFVAGTRDLPMSLTPKEKAPRHWFPRLSVSVLESMTIAELVARNPDMASNTNALFDRFAEARLYGTNLDRGLFLAMRDAADRVGPSRPIIEDVISGSLSYRKLFIGARVLGRRFEAVTAPGEAVGVLLPNANGVVLTFVGLISAARVAAMINYTAGPASVTAAIRTAVIRTVVSSRAFVEKAGIDDIIAAVEAGGAKMLWLEDVRAGVTALDKVAGALLWRLPLQRQQASKPAVILFTSGSEGTPKAVVLSNRNLLANVMQAEARVSVSPADTLLNVLPAFHSFGLTGGTILPLVLGVKLFLYPSPLHYKIIPEIARKVKPTVMFGTDTFLANYARTAKDGDFSSLRFVVAGAEAVKPETRRTYRDRFQASIVEGFGLTEAAPVVAVNTAIHSRDGTVGRPLPAIRMKLEPVEGITEGGRLWLDGPNMMMGYMSADRPGELQPLEGWHDTGDIVSIDREGFITIRGRAKRFAKIAGEMVSLGAVEMLVQSLWPEERHAAVAVPDKRRGERIVLVTTADDANAEELRQFGKKAGAAELMVPNDILKVEEIPVLGSGKTDYVSARKLAIDRLGLGVAA; encoded by the coding sequence ATGATCCTGACCCTGGCGCTGCTGGCGGGCCTTGTGTTTGCCTGGCTGCTGATCGCCGTGATCGAGCGGTTCCGGCTCGACCTGCGCTTCACCCAGGCGCTGCTCTATGTGCCGTTCAAGCTCGTCTATCGTATCGCCGACAACCGTATTCGCATTGCCCGAAGCGCCAACACGCCAGTCATTTATGTGATCTCGCACCAGTCGCGCATCGAACCGGCGCTGATGCTGTCGCTGCTTCCCGACGACACGCTGCATATACTGGACGAGGCCTCGGCGCGCTCGCCATGGCTAGAGCCGTGGCGCGAGCTTGGCCGCACCATCGCCTTCAACGCCGAGCATGTCTTCGTCAGCCGGCGGTTGGTGCGCGTGCTGAAGGGCAAGGGACGGCTTGCCGTCTACCTGCCAGACAGTGTCGAGCCGGACGTCAAATCCTTCCGGCTGTTTCGCGCCATCACCCGCATCGCCATGCAGGCCGACGCCCGCATCGTGCCGATCTTCGTTGCCGGAACGCGCGATCTGCCGATGTCGCTGACGCCGAAGGAGAAAGCGCCCAGGCACTGGTTCCCGCGGCTTTCGGTGAGCGTGCTGGAGTCGATGACCATCGCCGAGTTGGTGGCGCGCAACCCCGACATGGCCTCCAACACCAACGCGCTGTTCGATCGTTTCGCCGAGGCGCGGCTCTACGGCACCAATCTCGACCGTGGCCTGTTCCTCGCCATGCGCGACGCCGCCGATCGCGTCGGCCCTTCGCGCCCGATCATCGAGGATGTGATCTCCGGTTCGCTCAGCTACCGCAAGCTGTTCATCGGCGCGCGCGTGCTCGGACGCCGTTTCGAGGCGGTGACGGCGCCCGGCGAAGCGGTCGGCGTGCTCTTGCCCAACGCCAATGGCGTGGTGCTCACCTTTGTCGGCCTGATCTCGGCGGCCAGGGTTGCGGCGATGATCAACTACACCGCCGGCCCGGCAAGCGTGACCGCGGCGATCCGTACCGCCGTCATCCGCACCGTGGTGTCATCCCGCGCCTTCGTCGAAAAGGCCGGCATCGACGACATCATTGCCGCGGTCGAGGCGGGCGGCGCGAAGATGCTGTGGCTGGAAGACGTGCGCGCCGGCGTGACCGCGCTGGACAAGGTCGCCGGAGCACTTTTGTGGCGCTTACCGCTGCAGCGGCAGCAAGCCTCGAAGCCCGCCGTCATCCTGTTCACCTCCGGCTCGGAAGGCACGCCGAAGGCGGTGGTGCTGTCGAACCGCAACCTGCTTGCCAATGTCATGCAGGCCGAGGCGCGCGTCTCCGTCTCGCCGGCCGACACCTTGCTCAATGTGCTGCCGGCGTTCCATTCCTTCGGGCTCACCGGCGGCACCATCCTGCCGCTGGTGCTGGGCGTAAAGCTGTTCCTCTACCCCTCGCCGCTGCACTACAAGATCATCCCCGAGATCGCCCGCAAGGTGAAGCCGACCGTGATGTTCGGAACCGACACGTTCCTCGCCAATTATGCGCGCACCGCCAAGGACGGCGACTTCTCCAGCCTGCGCTTCGTCGTGGCCGGCGCCGAGGCGGTGAAGCCGGAGACGCGGCGCACCTATCGCGACCGCTTCCAGGCCTCGATCGTCGAAGGCTTCGGCCTGACCGAGGCGGCGCCGGTGGTGGCGGTGAATACCGCCATCCACAGCCGGGACGGCACGGTCGGCAGGCCGCTGCCGGCCATCCGCATGAAGCTGGAGCCTGTCGAAGGCATCACCGAGGGCGGCCGGCTGTGGCTCGACGGGCCGAATATGATGATGGGCTACATGAGCGCCGACCGCCCCGGCGAATTGCAGCCGCTGGAAGGCTGGCACGACACGGGCGACATCGTCTCGATCGACCGCGAGGGCTTCATCACCATCCGCGGCCGGGCAAAGCGCTTCGCCAAGATCGCCGGCGAGATGGTGTCGCTGGGCGCCGTCGAGATGCTGGTGCAGTCACTGTGGCCGGAAGAGCGCCACGCGGCGGTGGCGGTGCCCGACAAAAGGCGCGGCGAGCGTATCGTGCTGGTCACCACCGCCGACGACGCCAATGCCGAGGAACTGCGCCAGTTCGGCAAGAAGGCGGGTGCTGCGGAACTGATGGTGCCCAACGACATCCTCAAGGTGGAAGAGATCCCGGTGCTGGGCTCGGGCAAGACGGATTACGTCTCGGCGCGAAAGCTGGCGATTGATCGGTTGGGACTGGGTGTGGCGGCTTAG
- a CDS encoding phosphatidylcholine/phosphatidylserine synthase, which yields MVLPNLVTVLAICAGLSGIRFAFENRFEIAVVMVLLAAFLDGIDGRLARMLKATSKFGAQMDSLADIVNFGVAPALVLYAFLLDRAGSPGWIAALLFTIACGMRLARFNVLADDTDQPAWQTEYFVGVPAPAGAVLVMLPLYLYFLRLGLEPSRPAAFIATGFTVLIAFLLVSRLPVYSGKSVKVPGDRVLPVILGVVLYILLLMTYPWYTLTASVAGYLLFLPFSVRAYSKRAMREGEKVPPSDIG from the coding sequence ATGGTGCTGCCCAATCTGGTCACGGTGCTTGCCATCTGCGCCGGCCTTTCGGGCATCCGCTTCGCCTTCGAGAACCGTTTCGAGATCGCGGTGGTCATGGTGCTGCTTGCCGCCTTCCTTGACGGCATCGACGGGCGGCTGGCGCGCATGCTGAAGGCCACCTCGAAATTCGGCGCGCAGATGGATTCGCTGGCCGATATCGTCAATTTCGGCGTCGCGCCGGCCCTGGTGCTCTACGCCTTCCTGCTCGACCGCGCCGGCTCGCCCGGCTGGATCGCAGCACTTCTCTTCACCATCGCCTGCGGCATGCGGCTCGCCCGCTTCAACGTGCTGGCCGACGACACCGACCAGCCTGCATGGCAGACCGAATATTTCGTCGGCGTGCCGGCCCCGGCGGGCGCGGTGCTGGTCATGCTGCCGCTCTATCTCTATTTCCTGCGGCTCGGGCTGGAGCCGTCCCGCCCTGCCGCCTTCATCGCCACGGGCTTCACCGTACTCATCGCTTTCCTTCTGGTCAGCCGCCTGCCGGTCTATTCGGGCAAGAGCGTCAAGGTGCCCGGCGACAGGGTGCTGCCGGTCATCCTCGGCGTGGTGCTCTACATCCTCTTGCTGATGACCTATCCCTGGTACACGCTGACCGCCTCGGTCGCGGGATATCTGCTCTTCCTGCCGTTCTCGGTGCGCGCCTATTCTAAGCGGGCCATGCGCGAAGGCGAGAAGGTGCCGCCTTCGGATATCGGGTAA
- a CDS encoding phosphatidylserine decarboxylase encodes MTLLDSVKNTFVPIHREGYPFIAAFAAATLFLGYFSSVLFWIGLILTAWCIYFYRDPERVTPVDDRLVVSPADGVISAVGPAVPPSELGLGPGEMTRISVFMNVFSCHINRAPVRGRITRIEHKPGKFLNAELDKASAENERNGLVIDSPNGTIAAVQIAGLVARRIVCWAEAGGSIAIGERFGLIRFGSRVDVFLPTGAVPRVAVGQTAVGGETVLAEFGGTAVTPLVRVS; translated from the coding sequence ATGACGCTTCTCGACTCGGTCAAGAATACGTTCGTTCCGATCCACCGCGAAGGCTATCCCTTCATCGCCGCCTTCGCCGCGGCGACGCTGTTTCTCGGCTATTTCTCCTCGGTCCTGTTCTGGATCGGGCTGATCCTCACCGCATGGTGCATCTATTTCTACCGCGATCCCGAGCGCGTCACGCCGGTCGACGACCGGCTGGTCGTGAGCCCGGCCGATGGCGTGATCTCGGCGGTGGGGCCGGCCGTGCCGCCGAGTGAGCTTGGCCTGGGCCCGGGCGAGATGACCCGGATCTCGGTGTTCATGAACGTGTTTTCCTGCCACATCAACCGCGCTCCGGTGCGTGGGCGGATCACGCGCATTGAGCACAAGCCCGGCAAATTCCTCAATGCCGAGCTCGACAAGGCAAGCGCCGAGAACGAGCGCAACGGCCTGGTCATCGACAGCCCGAACGGCACCATCGCTGCCGTCCAGATCGCCGGGCTGGTGGCGCGTCGCATCGTCTGCTGGGCCGAGGCCGGCGGCTCGATCGCCATCGGCGAGCGTTTCGGCCTGATCCGCTTCGGCTCGCGCGTTGACGTCTTCCTGCCGACAGGCGCCGTGCCGCGCGTCGCGGTCGGCCAGACGGCTGTGGGCGGCGAGACCGTGCTTGCCGAATTCGGCGGCACGGCGGTCACGCCCCTGGTCAGGGTTTCCTGA
- a CDS encoding DUF4375 domain-containing protein, giving the protein MFGFFSRKSKGASEKKSQAAEDKRGVLVPLIVVPRSKIAQGDGEAFHLVFAVMQFVVTMVSKGLYRHSEINPKAMQVFHADQYSLEVKNGGHSQLIHNAGSEIDTMIANARAGLSACGAKGQLATLEKMSAWIAKHPDEAAKQTGFEGGRDDFLDTLDDAFYEADDAMPMEDLLARWIASWPDLQIVDDDNYDNAIDRLVLSNPQREARLLHDSVGKLVRQMLSQREVGAGLACATISPSEIKLGFGMARMLDIEGEKQMVFQLRTDAEELRLCASTKTHVAVYEYVAPEDPPVMRPGDNPLRANAPRVGTLLGRAEQSEIETVIQLSEQNHAPVAVDLLLRKAGFDPLGAIVSANSVAQTAEGPVVNWVVLASDRTFLSLSSPNGSVLLCGEDYEKLAEATMPELDAHFDRSAAAG; this is encoded by the coding sequence ATGTTCGGGTTCTTCTCGCGCAAATCCAAAGGAGCCTCCGAGAAGAAATCGCAGGCCGCCGAGGATAAGCGAGGCGTCCTCGTACCTCTGATTGTCGTGCCTCGTTCAAAGATCGCACAGGGCGACGGAGAGGCATTTCATCTCGTCTTCGCTGTAATGCAATTCGTCGTGACGATGGTCTCCAAAGGGCTCTATCGCCATTCGGAGATCAACCCTAAGGCGATGCAGGTATTTCACGCGGACCAGTACTCCTTGGAGGTGAAGAACGGCGGTCATAGTCAATTAATCCACAATGCCGGCAGCGAAATCGACACCATGATTGCCAACGCCAGAGCCGGACTCAGCGCGTGTGGGGCAAAAGGGCAGCTGGCAACATTGGAAAAGATGTCAGCCTGGATTGCCAAGCATCCTGATGAAGCTGCGAAACAAACGGGCTTCGAGGGTGGGCGCGACGATTTCCTGGATACACTTGATGATGCATTCTATGAGGCCGATGACGCCATGCCGATGGAGGATTTGCTCGCGCGTTGGATCGCTTCTTGGCCCGATCTGCAAATTGTCGATGATGACAACTACGATAACGCGATCGATCGACTGGTGCTGTCCAACCCTCAGCGGGAGGCCAGGCTTCTTCACGACTCGGTTGGCAAACTGGTGCGTCAGATGTTGAGCCAGCGCGAAGTCGGCGCCGGCCTCGCCTGCGCAACGATATCGCCATCGGAGATCAAGCTGGGGTTCGGCATGGCGAGGATGCTGGACATCGAAGGCGAAAAGCAGATGGTCTTCCAACTGCGTACCGACGCCGAAGAGCTCCGGTTATGCGCCTCGACAAAGACACACGTCGCAGTTTACGAGTATGTCGCCCCTGAAGACCCTCCTGTCATGCGCCCGGGTGACAACCCGTTGAGAGCGAACGCACCGAGGGTCGGGACACTGCTTGGACGCGCGGAGCAGTCAGAGATTGAGACAGTGATCCAGCTGTCCGAACAAAATCATGCTCCCGTCGCTGTCGACCTTTTGCTGCGCAAGGCTGGCTTCGATCCGCTGGGTGCCATCGTTTCTGCTAACTCGGTGGCGCAAACGGCGGAAGGGCCAGTTGTGAATTGGGTGGTGCTGGCGTCTGACCGGACCTTCCTCTCCCTGTCTTCACCAAATGGCAGTGTGCTCTTGTGTGGCGAGGATTACGAAAAGCTCGCCGAGGCTACGATGCCTGAACTCGACGCGCACTTTGATCGCTCCGCCGCCGCTGGATAG
- a CDS encoding antibiotic biosynthesis monooxygenase, giving the protein MSTNNHRTGSVFRVDKFVVPAEARDEILSRVFMTHELLRRQEGFVQDFLLEQFSGPGEFNIVTMVEWESQAAIDKVVPIVKAAHERIAFSAQETIARLGVKADIANYRRVPEV; this is encoded by the coding sequence ATGAGCACCAACAATCACCGCACCGGCAGCGTGTTCCGGGTCGACAAATTCGTCGTGCCGGCCGAGGCGCGCGACGAAATCCTGAGCAGGGTCTTCATGACGCATGAACTGCTGCGCCGGCAGGAGGGCTTCGTGCAGGATTTCCTGCTCGAACAATTCTCCGGCCCGGGCGAGTTCAACATCGTCACCATGGTCGAGTGGGAAAGCCAGGCGGCAATCGACAAGGTGGTGCCGATCGTCAAGGCCGCCCACGAACGTATCGCCTTCAGCGCGCAGGAAACCATCGCGCGGCTCGGCGTCAAGGCCGACATCGCCAACTATCGGCGCGTGCCGGAGGTGTAA
- a CDS encoding ABC transporter ATP-binding protein/permease: protein MAEKTVSAEAGTLTTLRNLWPYMWPAERADLRARVTWATLLLVVAKLTLVAGPYFFKWATDALAHASKTPPPLPAFLLAPVALVIAYNVLRLVQLGFNQLRDALFARVGQYAVRQLAYRTFVHMHELSLRFHLERRTGGLSRIIERGTKGIETIVRFIMLNTAPTILEFALTAGIFAFTYGWKYVAVVAVTVWLYVWFTVKASDWRISIRRDMNDSDTDANTKAIDSLLNFETVKYFTNERMEAERFDRSMARYEIAATKTWTSLGWLNFGQGLIFGLGTVIVMCMSALEVQAGTQSVGDFVFINAMLIQLSVPLNFIGFIYREIRQGLTDIEHMFDLLDVPQEIVDKPDAKPLKVGPGKVEFRDVHFSYDPNRKILKGVSFEVPAGKTVAIVGPSGAGKSTISRLLFRFYDVQGGQVLIDGKDIRDVTQESLRAVLGMVPQDTVLFNDTIAYNIRYGRVGASEEEVRKAAELAQIGPFIDKLPEGYKSMVGERGLKLSGGEKQRVAIARTILKAPPILMLDEATSALDTQTEQEIQAALDLVSKGRTTIVIAHRLSTVISADEIIVLKDGQIAERGTHTALLAKHGLYASMWDRQREATEAEERLRIARESDELGVIVRRRTAEVS, encoded by the coding sequence GTGGCCGAAAAGACCGTATCCGCCGAAGCCGGCACCCTCACCACATTGCGCAACCTCTGGCCCTATATGTGGCCGGCCGAGCGCGCCGATCTCAGAGCCCGTGTCACCTGGGCGACGCTGCTTCTGGTCGTCGCCAAGCTCACTTTGGTCGCCGGCCCGTATTTCTTCAAATGGGCGACGGATGCGCTGGCCCATGCCTCCAAGACCCCGCCGCCGCTGCCGGCCTTCCTGCTCGCGCCCGTGGCGCTGGTGATCGCCTACAACGTGCTGCGCCTGGTCCAGCTCGGCTTCAACCAGTTGCGCGACGCGCTGTTTGCCCGCGTCGGCCAATATGCGGTGCGCCAGCTCGCCTACCGCACCTTCGTCCACATGCACGAGCTGTCGCTGCGCTTCCATCTGGAGCGCCGCACCGGCGGCCTGTCGCGCATCATCGAGCGCGGCACCAAGGGCATCGAGACGATCGTGCGCTTCATCATGCTGAACACGGCGCCGACAATCCTCGAATTCGCTCTGACGGCCGGCATCTTCGCCTTCACCTATGGCTGGAAATATGTCGCCGTGGTCGCCGTCACCGTCTGGCTCTATGTCTGGTTCACGGTCAAGGCCAGCGACTGGCGCATCTCGATCCGCCGCGACATGAACGACAGCGATACCGACGCCAACACCAAGGCGATCGACTCGCTCTTGAACTTCGAGACGGTCAAATATTTCACCAATGAGCGCATGGAGGCCGAGCGCTTCGACCGCTCCATGGCGCGCTACGAGATCGCCGCGACCAAGACCTGGACCTCGCTCGGCTGGCTGAATTTCGGCCAGGGCCTCATCTTCGGCCTGGGCACCGTCATCGTCATGTGCATGTCGGCGCTGGAAGTGCAGGCCGGCACGCAGAGCGTCGGCGACTTCGTCTTCATCAACGCCATGCTGATCCAGCTTTCGGTGCCGCTCAATTTCATCGGCTTCATCTATCGCGAAATCCGGCAAGGCCTGACCGACATCGAGCACATGTTCGACCTGCTCGACGTGCCCCAGGAGATCGTCGACAAGCCGGACGCCAAGCCGCTCAAGGTCGGCCCGGGCAAGGTCGAGTTCCGCGACGTTCATTTCTCCTATGATCCGAACCGCAAGATCCTGAAAGGCGTCTCCTTCGAGGTCCCGGCCGGTAAGACGGTGGCGATCGTCGGCCCTTCGGGCGCCGGCAAGTCGACCATTTCCAGGCTTCTGTTCCGCTTCTACGACGTGCAGGGTGGCCAGGTGCTGATAGACGGCAAGGACATCCGCGACGTCACTCAGGAGAGCCTGCGCGCCGTGCTCGGCATGGTGCCGCAGGACACGGTGCTCTTCAACGACACCATCGCCTACAACATCCGCTATGGCCGCGTCGGCGCCAGCGAGGAGGAGGTGCGCAAGGCCGCCGAGCTTGCCCAGATCGGCCCGTTCATCGACAAGCTGCCCGAAGGCTACAAGTCGATGGTCGGCGAGCGCGGCCTAAAGCTGTCGGGCGGCGAAAAGCAGCGCGTGGCGATCGCCCGCACCATCCTGAAGGCGCCGCCGATCCTGATGCTCGACGAGGCGACCTCGGCGCTGGATACCCAGACCGAGCAGGAAATCCAGGCGGCGCTCGATCTCGTCAGCAAGGGCCGCACCACCATCGTCATCGCCCACCGCCTGTCGACGGTGATCTCGGCCGACGAGATCATCGTGCTCAAGGACGGCCAGATCGCCGAGCGCGGCACGCACACGGCGCTGCTGGCCAAGCACGGCCTCTACGCCTCGATGTGGGACCGCCAGCGCGAGGCAACCGAAGCCGAAGAGCGCCTGCGCATCGCGCGGGAAAGCGACGAGCTTGGGGTGATTGTGCGCAGGAGAACGGCGGAGGTGAGCTAG
- a CDS encoding metalloregulator ArsR/SmtB family transcription factor — protein MTVSPESRCADSRAIALRLAALSHRARIEILKRLSASSCCSCREVVDHLDLAQSTVSQHLKVLVEAGLVRFETDRQRSRYAVDHTALAGVSASLNQLVASCCPGSLPKRQD, from the coding sequence ATGACCGTATCCCCCGAAAGCCGTTGCGCTGACAGCCGCGCCATCGCGCTGCGCCTGGCGGCGCTCTCGCATCGGGCGCGCATCGAGATCCTGAAACGCCTCTCGGCCAGCTCCTGCTGCTCGTGCCGTGAGGTGGTCGACCATCTCGACCTCGCCCAATCGACCGTTTCGCAGCACCTGAAGGTCCTGGTCGAGGCGGGGCTCGTCCGCTTCGAGACTGACCGCCAGCGCTCGCGCTACGCGGTCGACCACACCGCGCTTGCGGGCGTCTCCGCCTCGCTCAACCAACTCGTTGCTTCCTGCTGCCCCGGCAGTTTACCCAAAAGGCAAGACTAG